The following is a genomic window from Prevotella sp. E13-17.
CTCGTTGGACATCTTCCCTGCACTGACCAGATTGTTGCCCAACTGGACCATCAAGTATGGCGGACTGTCGAAGTTGCCATGGTTGCGTGACCACCTGAAGAGCGTCAACCTGAACCATTCGTATAAGAGTATCTATAGCGTAGGCTCGTATGCTTCGTATAGCAGTTGGTTGGAATACATGGGCGACCTCGGCTATGTGCAGGCTGCCGATGGTTCTTACACACCGTCTTCTCGCTATAACATCTCGTCGGTGAGCATCAATGAGGCCTTCTCGCCGCTGCTGGGTGTTGATGTGACGTTCCCCAACAACCTGACTTGTAAGGTGGAATACAAAACCTCGCGTGTGCTGAACCTTTCGATGACAAGTGTGCAGATTAATGAGTCGCGCTCAAACGACTGGGTGATTGGCCTTGCATATAAGATATCAAACTTCAAACTCTTTGGCGGTAGTAGCCATCGAAAGGTGAAAGGCTCGAAGAGAAACCAGACGAACGATGACAGCAAGAACAAAAGGCAACAGTCGTCGAACAATAGCAAGGGTGGCGTGAATCATGACCTGAACACACGTTTCGATATCTCGTTCCGCGACCAGGCAGCCATCACGCGTGATATCGCCAGTGGCGTTAGTTCGGCATCGAGCGGTAATTCGGCACTGAAGATTTCTTTTGCAGCTGACTATACGTTGTCGAGGATGCTTACGATTACGGCTTATTACGACCGACAGACCAATAAGCCTCTGTTGTCTTCGAGCAGCTATCCCACTACGACACATGATTTTGGCGTATCACTAAAATTCTCGTTGACACGATGACTTCTTTTGCAAATATCCTACTGAAATGGTTCCGCGATAACGGAAGGGAACTGCCTTGGCGCGAGACCCACGATCCTTATGCCATCTGGCTCTCGGAAATCATCCTGCAGCAGACACAAGTAAAGCAGGGATGGAGCTACTGGGAACGCTTCATGCGTCGGTGGCCTACGGTGGAATCGCTGGCGGCAGCTTCTGAAGATGATGTGCTGCGCGAATGGCAGGGACTGGGATATTACAGCCGTGCTCGCAATCTTCACTTTGCTGCAAAACAGATTGTGGCAATGGGGGAATTCCCACAGACACTCGATGAGATTAAGTCGCTGAAGGGCGTGGGCGACTATACCGCTGCTGCTATAGGAAGCATCGCCTTTGGATTGCCTGCTGCTGTGGTGGATGGTAATGTGTATAGGGTGCTGAGTCGCTATTTTGGTGTGGAGACTCCCATCAACACGACCGAGGGGAAAAAGACATTTACGGCTTTGGCTCAGTCGTTGCTTCCGGTCAAAGAGGCATCGGCATACAATCAGGCACTGATGGATTTTGGGGCTATACAGTGCACGCCACAGTCGCCGCAATGCGTGACTTGTCCGCTTCAGGAATCGTGTGTGGCGCTTCGCGAGAATAGGGTGGGGATGCTGCCGGTGAAGCAGAAAACACTGAAGGTGAAAGAAAGGCATCTCTCTTATGTATATATAAGGTGTAAAGACTATGTGGCCATCCATCGACGTGGGGCTGGAGATATCTGGCAAGGACTCTACGAGCCGTATCTCGTGGGGGAAGACAACAACGGGGTTGACCTGCAACAGTGCTTATTGTTGAAGAAGAACGTGCGCCACGTGTTGACACATCGCATCTTGATAGCCGATTTCTATTTCTTGGAAACAGAGGCTCGTCTGGAGTTGGGCGAAGGCTATATTTGGGTACATGAAAGTGACCTGGAAAGGTATGCCGTACCTCGTTTAGTGGAATTGCTCTATGAGGAAGTTCATGCTGTGCTCGGAAACAGAAAATAATTCTGGAGTTTTCTAAAAAAAAGTTGCAGAATATTTTGGGGGAAACTAAAAAAAGACTATCTTTGCAACATAACGAATAGAGATAACCCCAATCTTATCCTTAAATTAATTGCTAACTAGAAACACATAAGAAGATGTGCCCCCAACTGATTGGTTTGAGTGCGCATCTTCTTTTTATTTTGTTCTTTGCTCACTTATTCGTACCTCTGACTTCGTCTAAGGTACTGTCGTTCGAAAGAAAAAATCAAAAGATGGGATCTTTTATTTTGTTCTTTGCTCACTTATTTCGTACCTCTGACTTCGTCTAAGGTACTGTCGTTCGAAAGAAAAAATCAAAAGATGGGATCTTTTATTTTGTTCTTTGCTCACTTATTCGTACCTCTGACTTCGTCTAAGTTACTGTCGTTCGAAAGAAAAAATCAAAAGATGGGATCTTTTATTTTGTTCTTTGCTCACTTATTCGTACCTTTGCACGGATGTTGAGCGATGAGCTAAAGTTAAAGATAGAACAGCACATGGGGTTCGCACCTACCAGTCAGCAGCGACAGGCAATAAACGTCTTTGCTGATTTTCTTTTTGATAGGGCCTCAGAGTGCGTGATGATTCTGCGTGGAGCTGCTGGCACGGGTAAAACAACGTTGGCAGCAGCCATTGTTCGTGGCCTGTTGGACATGAAGCAGAAGCTGGTGCTGATGGCTCCTACGGGAAGAGCGGCAAAGGTCTTCTCGGCTTATGCTCATCATCCAGCTTTCACTGTTCACAGACGTATCTACCGACAGAAGACTGCTGCCGATTTGTCGGCATTCAGTCTGAATGCTAATCTCAGTAGTGATACACTCTATTTAGTCGATGAGGCCTCGATGATCAGTAATGCCGGTTTGGGCGATACCTTTGGCTCGGGGCATTTGCTTGACGACCTGATGCAGTTTGTCTATAATGGGCGGAACTGCAGACTGATGCTGATTGGCGACAGGGCACAGTTGCCGCCAGTGGGCGAAGAGGAAAGTCCGGCGCTGATGTCTGACGTGCTCCGTGGCTATGGCATGAAGGTCTATGAGATGGAATTGGACGAGGTGCTGCGTCAGAGTCAGGAGTCGGGCATCTTGTTTAACGCTACAGAGATTCGACGAAGTGTGGATGTGTGGGCTCTGCCTAAGCTGCGTGTCATAGGTTTCCCAGACATACAGGTTGTGCCTGGCGACGAATTGATAGAGTCGTTGGCCACAAGCTATAGTCGGGTGGGGCTCGATGAGACCATGGTAGTGACGCGTAGTAACAAGCGCGCAAACATCTATAATCAGGGAATCCGCAACACTGTTCTTGATCGCGAAGAGGAACTGTGCCGGGGTGATCAGCTGATGATTGTGAAGAACCACTATGGAGAGAATGGGTTGTTCTTGGCCAACGGAGACCGATGTGTGGTGCAGCGAGTGAGAAATACACGCGAAGAATATGGCTTCCGCTTTGCCGACGTAACGTTGCAGTTCCCCGACTTCGATCCAGTGTTGGAACTGACCTCAACCGTCGTGCTCGACACGCTGACATCTGACGCACCCGCTTTAACGCGTGAACAGCACGAACAATTATATAATCAGGTGATGGAGGATTATGCAGACATCCCATTAAAGTCGGACAGACTGAAGAAACTGAAGACGGATGTTTACTATAATGCGCTCCAAGTGAAATATGGCTATGCCGTCACCTGCCATAAGGCACAGGGCGGACAGTGGTCACACATATATATAGACCAAGGGTATATGACGGACGATATGCTGACGCCAGACTATGTGCACTGGCTCTATACGGCCTTGACGCGTGCTACGGAAAAGGTATTCTTGGTAAATTGGCCTAAAATACAAATAGAAGAATGAATATCATCAAGTTTCTAAAGGATTGGACACTTCCTGTATCAATGGGAATGGGAACCGTTGTCTATTTGATATTTGCGTTTGTTCCTGCATTAGAAGGTGCTGCAACGGTGATGGAGCCCGTGTTTAATGCCATCCTGCCCCTGTTCATGTTTCTGATTCTCTTTGTGACCTTTTGTAAGGTTGACTTCCATAAGATGCTTCCTGTGGGCTGGCATTTGTGGGTTAGTGTTTTCAATTTGCTGTTTGTGGGCATCGTGATGGCCGTTGTTTTGTTCTTTCATTTCACTGGCGATAAACTGGTTTTGATGGAGGCGTTGCTGATGTGCATCATTGCTCCGACTGCCACTGCAGCTGCTGTGGTGACACAAAAGCTGGGCGGGTCGCTTGAAGAGATGACGACTTATACGTTTCTGTCAAACTTCTTGACGGTTATGCTGGTACCCGTTTGCTTCCCGCTGATAGAGAAATCAGCCGATATCTCATTTATGTCGGCTTTCACAAAAATATTCTATCAGGTGGTGACGCTGCTGGTTGTGCCGATGTTGTTGGCCTATCTGGTGAAACATTACTGGCGCCGTCTGCACAGCAAGGTGGTCTCTGTGCGTGATTTGTCTTTCTATCTGTGGGGCTGTTCGCTCATGATTGTGACGGGAACGACGGTCAAGAACATCGTTCATGCCCAGGCAACATTGCTGCTGCTGGGATCTATAGCTATTCTGGGATTGTTGTTGTGCGTCATACAGTTTGCCGTAGGACGCTTTATCGGTCATTTTTTTGGTCGTGCACAAGAGGCAGGACAGGGCTTGGGACAGAAGAATACGGCCTTTGCCATTTGGATGGCATATACATATCTGACACCTTTGGCCAGTGTAGGTCCAGGCTGTTATATCCTGTGGCAGAACATTATCAATTCTGTCGAGATATGGCAGGAGCGTCGCCGTTTAGCAGCTGAATCATAGTTTTGGCAGCATTGGCGGGCGCATGCTCTTTGCCCAGTCTGCCCCAAACCTCCCGATAGCCTTCCAGCATTTTCTTGCGGGCAGGTCCGTCAAGGATGATCTCCAGTTCGTGTTGTATGTTGTCAAACGTAAATGAGTCGGCTACAAGTTCACGAACGACCTCGCGATCGGCCACCAGGTTGACCAGTGAGATATACTTCACCTTTAAGATCTTCTTTCGGAGCCAGCCGATAAGTTGAGGCATGGGCGTCTCGTAGCACACCACTTGAGGCACGTTGAAAAGGGCGGTCTCGAGCGTAGCAGTTCCGCTGGTCACCAAAGCCGCATGCGATTCCGAGAGCAAAGCATAGGTTTTCTCCTTTAAAAGCGTTACTTTACTCCCCGTAAGGTACTGCTTATAATAGTCTTCCTCGATGCTTGGTGCACCGGCAAGTACGATGTCGTAGTCGTTTTCAAATTTCTTGGTGGCCCGAATCATCATTGGCAGGTTGTCTTTGATTTCTTGTTTTCTAGAGCCAGCCAGCAGGGCGATGATGGGCTTGTTGCCTTTTATCTCGTTGCGAAGTTCGCCTTTTTGTTTTGTTGCCAGAAACTCCTTCACCTCGTCGGCAGTGGGGTTGCCAACATAGTGAATGGGGTAGTGGTGCTTGTTCTCAAAGAAGTCAACCTCAAACGGAAGGATGGAGAACAACTCGTCAACGTCGCGTTTGATGTTCTTGATGCGGTATTCTTTCCATGCCCATATCTTTGGCGATATGTAATAGAAGACTTTGAAGCCCAGACGATGGGCAAACTTGGCGATGTCGAGATTGAAACCAGGATAGTCAACGAGTATCACTACATCGGGATGCCATTGCAGAATGTCTTGTTTGCAGCGCTTCATGTTCTTCAGAATGGTGCGCAGGTGCAGCAAGACGGGAATGAATCCCATGTATGCCAGCTCACGATAGTGTTTCACCATCTCGCCTCCAACCTGCGCCATCAGGTCGCCACCGATGAAGCGGAAAGAAGCATTGACATCGTTTCTCTTCAGTTCTTGCATCAGTCTTGATGCATGCAGGTCGCCGCTGGCTTCTCCAGCAATCAGGTAATACTTCATAATGAGTAGAAAATTATTCTTCCCAATCTTTCTTCTGGTTCATAAACTCATAGGCAGTGACGTCTATCTGGGTGGGGGTGATGGCCACATAGCCATGGTCCAGAGCCCAGCGGTCTGTGTCTTGCATGCTGGGTTCGTCATTCTGATAGTGCCCCACCATCCAGAAATAGTCGTAGCCACGAGGATGATGACAGCGTGTCACCTCCTGACCCCAGGTGCCTTGTGACATGCGGCACACCTTGACACCGTTGAACGTTGCTGCACGTGGGAAGTTGACATTCAGACAGACTCCCTTTGGAAGACCTTTGGTCAGCACTTTCTCTGTCATCGAGACAACATAGGGGCGCAGTGGCTCGAAGTCTGCGTCGTCGCGATTGTCGCACAGTGAGAAAGCAATAGACGGAATGTATTTCATACATCCTTCCAGGGTAACCCCCATCGTACCGCTATAGTGTGTGTTGACAGACGCGTTGTCGCCATGGTTGATGCCGCCAATAACAATATCTGGACGACGTCCAACAATCTGAGAAAGAGCCAGC
Proteins encoded in this region:
- the surE gene encoding 5'/3'-nucleotidase SurE: MTSKKPLILISNDDGYQAKGINSLTDMLRHLGDIIVCAPDSARSGFSCAFSATTPLRLDLRHEEEGLQIWSSNGTPVDCVKLALSQIVGRRPDIVIGGINHGDNASVNTHYSGTMGVTLEGCMKYIPSIAFSLCDNRDDADFEPLRPYVVSMTEKVLTKGLPKGVCLNVNFPRAATFNGVKVCRMSQGTWGQEVTRCHHPRGYDYFWMVGHYQNDEPSMQDTDRWALDHGYVAITPTQIDVTAYEFMNQKKDWEE
- the lpxB gene encoding lipid-A-disaccharide synthase, whose product is MKYYLIAGEASGDLHASRLMQELKRNDVNASFRFIGGDLMAQVGGEMVKHYRELAYMGFIPVLLHLRTILKNMKRCKQDILQWHPDVVILVDYPGFNLDIAKFAHRLGFKVFYYISPKIWAWKEYRIKNIKRDVDELFSILPFEVDFFENKHHYPIHYVGNPTADEVKEFLATKQKGELRNEIKGNKPIIALLAGSRKQEIKDNLPMMIRATKKFENDYDIVLAGAPSIEEDYYKQYLTGSKVTLLKEKTYALLSESHAALVTSGTATLETALFNVPQVVCYETPMPQLIGWLRKKILKVKYISLVNLVADREVVRELVADSFTFDNIQHELEIILDGPARKKMLEGYREVWGRLGKEHAPANAAKTMIQLLNGDAPAISRQN
- the mutY gene encoding A/G-specific adenine glycosylase — encoded protein: MTSFANILLKWFRDNGRELPWRETHDPYAIWLSEIILQQTQVKQGWSYWERFMRRWPTVESLAAASEDDVLREWQGLGYYSRARNLHFAAKQIVAMGEFPQTLDEIKSLKGVGDYTAAAIGSIAFGLPAAVVDGNVYRVLSRYFGVETPINTTEGKKTFTALAQSLLPVKEASAYNQALMDFGAIQCTPQSPQCVTCPLQESCVALRENRVGMLPVKQKTLKVKERHLSYVYIRCKDYVAIHRRGAGDIWQGLYEPYLVGEDNNGVDLQQCLLLKKNVRHVLTHRILIADFYFLETEARLELGEGYIWVHESDLERYAVPRLVELLYEEVHAVLGNRK
- a CDS encoding transporter is translated as MNIIKFLKDWTLPVSMGMGTVVYLIFAFVPALEGAATVMEPVFNAILPLFMFLILFVTFCKVDFHKMLPVGWHLWVSVFNLLFVGIVMAVVLFFHFTGDKLVLMEALLMCIIAPTATAAAVVTQKLGGSLEEMTTYTFLSNFLTVMLVPVCFPLIEKSADISFMSAFTKIFYQVVTLLVVPMLLAYLVKHYWRRLHSKVVSVRDLSFYLWGCSLMIVTGTTVKNIVHAQATLLLLGSIAILGLLLCVIQFAVGRFIGHFFGRAQEAGQGLGQKNTAFAIWMAYTYLTPLASVGPGCYILWQNIINSVEIWQERRRLAAES
- a CDS encoding ATP-dependent RecD-like DNA helicase, translated to MLSDELKLKIEQHMGFAPTSQQRQAINVFADFLFDRASECVMILRGAAGTGKTTLAAAIVRGLLDMKQKLVLMAPTGRAAKVFSAYAHHPAFTVHRRIYRQKTAADLSAFSLNANLSSDTLYLVDEASMISNAGLGDTFGSGHLLDDLMQFVYNGRNCRLMLIGDRAQLPPVGEEESPALMSDVLRGYGMKVYEMELDEVLRQSQESGILFNATEIRRSVDVWALPKLRVIGFPDIQVVPGDELIESLATSYSRVGLDETMVVTRSNKRANIYNQGIRNTVLDREEELCRGDQLMIVKNHYGENGLFLANGDRCVVQRVRNTREEYGFRFADVTLQFPDFDPVLELTSTVVLDTLTSDAPALTREQHEQLYNQVMEDYADIPLKSDRLKKLKTDVYYNALQVKYGYAVTCHKAQGGQWSHIYIDQGYMTDDMLTPDYVHWLYTALTRATEKVFLVNWPKIQIEE